In Drosophila pseudoobscura strain MV-25-SWS-2005 chromosome 4, UCI_Dpse_MV25, whole genome shotgun sequence, the following proteins share a genomic window:
- the LOC4816155 gene encoding uncharacterized protein, with translation MRVLSICVVFAAFVALSAAEHGSGSKNRRESGLDKIVPRLLWNLRRGDNNQESHRQQPQVIIVQQPSSNSEDDRHHHHQQHHPHYPYYPYYPPPPQTRPPQPQFPGMEYLGTGSGGPTFLIVNPNNMQGIYLPSSANSSNTTSARRSAFAPSFADLLQGLNLNDLADGSLFEDDTEVVEAAEEASPDAPAVENERPAVSAAAQEEDHDGDLISEDEIDALDRQNNRGLSPKLLFSMLMQDKRRRRIQEVLAGIYLRNTHLNRK, from the exons ATGAGAGTCCTAAGCATTTGTGTAGTGTTTGCAGCCTTTGTGGCCTTGAGTGCAGCCGAGCATGGCTCTGGCTCGAAGAACAGAAGGGAAAGTG GCCTGGACAAGATCGTGCCCCGTCTGTTGTGGAACCTGCGACGTGGCGACAACAACCAGGAGAGTcacaggcagcagccacaagtCATCATTGTGCAGCAACCCTCCTCGAACTCGGAGGATGACAggcatcaccatcatcagcagcaccatccCCACTATCCCTACTATCCGTACTACCCGCCACCACCACAGACGCGTCCGCCGCAGCCACAGTTCCCGGGAATGGAGTATCTGGGCACCGGGAGCGGAGGACCCACGTTCTTGATCGTGAACCCCAACAACATGCAGGGCATTTATCTGCCCAGTTCCGCCAACAGCTCGAACACGACGAGTGCCAGGAGGAGTGCTTTTGCGCCATCGTTTGCTGATCTTTTACAGGGCTTGAACTTGAACGATCTGGCAGATGGAAGTCTCTTTGAAGACGACACCGAGGTGGTGGAGGCCGCAGAGGAGGCAAGTCCGGATGCCCCTGCTGTGGAGAACGAACGTCCAGCAGTTTCTGCGGCTGCCCAGGAGGAGGATCACGATGGAGATCTAATCAGCGAGGACGAAATCGATGCCTTGGACCGTCAGAACAATCGTGGCTTGAGCCCCAAGCTGCTGTTCTCGATGCTCATGCAGGACAAGCGTCGCAGGCGCATTCAGGAGGTCCTGGCCGGCATTTACCTGAGGAACACTCATCTGAATAGAAAGTGA